A section of the Hemibagrus wyckioides isolate EC202008001 linkage group LG04, SWU_Hwy_1.0, whole genome shotgun sequence genome encodes:
- the bbs10 gene encoding Bardet-Biedl syndrome 10 protein has translation MAEVSDPLQASLSVVGALECVVRRCVGPSGGTVILTKDTGQTLITKHGHNVLTALHLEHPVARTVLECVCSHDGVTADGSKSFILLLAALLRGIRDSVHDSAHAHRRHASWKLANQLHAFCGGGLDDVVAHGIVPYAVSLFGPGGCEPKGGVLAALVGGFVGGRVGPSQAEVLTPLLYEFCMRVGQGDTDSAAITFIHSNFSGLHTAISGLHSAQSCVVEGLLLSCDWSVWTEMRGPVKAVVVVESLDSHYDESMSVQFEEHWTVRSDAVIQDRLAAILRLRVGVLLSVVKQPDCVLQWAWLNGVSVLECCDPVQLELLCELDAAQTLTVQPLMRVGTLTHCCRFQLGGRRYANVRLTHTSLHTSQHTHTLVLCAPAAGPLEQSVSVSRGVFSMLQHLNQSHRHNNVSPRPHEQSLTSTQSLTSTQSLASTQSLTSTQSLTSTQSLASTQSLTSTQSLASTQSLASTQSLASTQSLTSTQSLTSIQLHSSCPNLWQCILNVGDVIPVGGAFEFMFHHYLLHSNHGDPESRRILAEAVLSVSRTLHAHRPGDFLQHLVHFQNNLLRHRPVREQGSGSELTWCRGAEGLGRVCVEPVCSKHQLVASVLQCVNRLLRVETVIHTVRPLALTASPGPHRDDDDDDDDEDGT, from the exons ATGgctgag gtgagcgaTCCCCTGCAGGCGTCTCTCAGTGTGGTGGGAGcgttggagtgtgtggtgaggaggTGTGTGGGGCCGAGCGGAGGAACAGTGATCCTCACTAAAGACACTGGACAAACATTAATCACCAAACACGGACACAACGTCCTCACTGCCCTGCACCTGGAGCATCCTGTAgccag gacagtgttggagtgtgtgtgttcacatgatGGTGTTACTGCAGACGGTTCGAAGTCATTTATTCTCCTGTTGGCTGCGCTACTGAGGGGAATCCGTGACTCTGTGCATGACTCCGCCCATGCACATCGCCGCCACGCCTCCTGGAAACTGGCCAATCAGCTTCATGCGTTCTGCGGGGGTGGTTTAGATGATGTCGTAGCTCACGGCATCGTTCCTTACGCCGTGTCTCTGTTCGGTCCGGGCGGATGTGAGCCCAAGGGCGGAGTCTTGGCTGCGTTGGTGGGCGGATTCGTCGGTGGGCGTGTCGGTCCCAGTCAGGCGGAGGTTCTGACGCCGCTGCTGTATGAGTTCTGCATGCGAGTCGGACAGGGAGACACGGACAGTGCAGCaatcacattcattcactcaaacTTCTCTGGGCTGCACACGGCCATATCTGGACTTCACAGCGCCCAGTCCTGCGTGGTGGAGGGTCTCCTGCTGTcctgtgattggtcagtttgGACAGAGATGCGTGGTCCGGTGAAGGCAGTGGTTGTTGTTGAGAGTTTAGACTCACATTATGATGAGAGCATGAGTGTTCAGTTTGAGGAGCACTGGACAGTTCGGAGTGACGCCGTCATACAGGACAGATTAGCGGCTATCCTCCGGCTTCGAGTCGGCGTCCTGCTGTCGGTGGTGAAGCAGCCGGACTGTGTGCTgcagtgggcgtggcttaacGGCGTCTCTGTGTTGGAGTGCTGTGATCCGGTGCAGCTGGAGCTGCTGTGCGAACTCGACGCGGCTCAAACGCTCACAGTGCAGCCGCTGATGCGTGTGGGGACGCTAACACACTGCTGCCGCTTCCAGCTCGGGGGACGCAGGTACGCTAAcgtcagactcacacacacgtcactacacacgtcacaacacacacacaccctggtgCTGTGTGCTCCTGCTGCCGGACCGCTGGAacagagtgtcagtgtgagcaGAGGTGTGTTCTCCATGCTGCAGCATCTGAACCAGTCTCACAGACACAACAACGTCTCACCACGTCCTCACGAGCAGAGTCTCACGTCCACTCAGAGCCTCACGTCCACTCAGAGCCTTGCGTCCACTCAGAGTCTCACGTCCACTCAGAGCCTCACGTCCACTCAGAGCCTCGCGTCCACTCAGAGTCTCACGTCCACTCAGAGCCTTGCGTCCACTCAGAGCCTCGCGTCCACTCAGAGCCTCGCGTCCACTCAGAGCCTCACGTCCACTCAAAGCCTCACGTCCATTCAGCTGCACTCATCATGTCCAAACCTGTGGCAGTGCATTTTAAATGTTGGTGATGTCATCCCTGTGGGAGGAGCGTTTGAGTTTATGTTCCATCATTATTTGCTGCACAGTAACCATGGCGACCCTGAGAGCCGGAGAATACTCGCCGAGGCCGTACTGAGCGTGTCCAGAACTCTGCATGCCCATAGACCCGGAGATTTCCTGCAGCATCTCGTGCACTTCCAGAATAACCTGCTGCGGCACCGTCCAGTCAGAGAGCAGGGCTCGGGGTCAGAGTTGACGTGGTGTCGGGGAGCAGAGGGtttggggcgtgtgtgtgtggagccggTCTGTAGTAAACACCAGTTGGTGGCGtctgtgctgcagtgtgtgaacAGACTGTTGCGTGTGGAGACTGtgatacacacagtgagacCGCTCGCCCTCACAGCATCGCCCGGGCCTCaccgtgatgatgatgatgatgatgatgatgaagacggGACATGA
- the si:dkey-30c15.17 gene encoding crystal protein encodes MVCLSVAGVTLLVLVAMVMPDLVCGGQERGKDSRLTHTHFAHNQYYTPQTGGVRSMTFQKTPRNDILENHQYSLQVSEAGLTDLKIQSENKPALRIPEAVRLHTERSENNECNDIRCNDHLSDGLPSGLKLKTLEEEPDVTLESTAVHTHTDPAVHTHSDPAVHTHIDPAIHTHSGDPTVHTHSGDPAVHTHSGDPVLRTHTDPEVHTHTDPAVHTHTEDPVVLTHSGPVRGLTLDKAHVFFGIPYAAPPVGPHRWAAPRPVSQWTQPYDARFPRAACMQACVGEFSEACPHEVSEDCLYLNVYVPVRVKLSVKTAAQIPVMVWIHGGDFIAGSASKPLYDGRFISNYSNTVVVNVEYRLGAFGFLVTGKDPKRSAVGNYGILDQQAALRWVQTNIAAFGGDPKKVTLFGESAGAQSVCLHLMMKSSEALFRHATIQSQPFSIPLKTRWDAMKLGRNFVKQTNCSVSDLQCLRSLSTHTVLQAQVQAGSKIINPFRFLEMFETWGPHVDGVLITEQPIAAFQQGHWQRYKPVIMGTTSEEGVIFVYGAFNCSVSVLECIAYTTAIFKQHTLKVLQKYLPVYHKVDKRTMLSQIVTDFVFLCPARQAARSVLRTGGAVWVYVFDHTPSDHKIWAGLTFCYDHACHGAELPFLFDSAPAANFSFTPQESRLADQTVCYWGAFAHSGDPNSRRKLTEFCRNQRLAPWPRYGPRERWPVLNLTLQSHLQHGNRDHFCDFWDQLDVY; translated from the exons ATGGTTTGCTTGTCAGTCGCTGGAGTAACCCTGCTCGtgctggttgccatggtgatgccAGACTTAGTGTGTGGGGGCCAAGAGAGAGGCAAAGACTCacgactcacacacactcatttcgcACATAATCAGTATTACACGCCTCAGACTGGAGGAGTGAGGAGCATGACTTTCCAGAAGACACCACGTAATGACATTCTGGAGAATCATCAGTACAGTTTGCAGGTTTCTGAGGCTGGACTCACTGACCTAAAGATTCAGTCTGAAAATAAACCTGCTCTTAGGATTCCTGAAGCTGTCCGGCTGCATACGGAACGCTCAGAGAATAACGAGTGTAACGACATTAGATGTAATGACCACCTTAGTGATGGACTTCCATCTGGTTTGAAGTTAAAAACGTTGGAGGAAGAACCAGACGTTACACTGGAGTCCACtgcagtccacacacacactgaccctgcagtacacacacactctgaccctgcagtacacacacacattgaccctgcaatacacacacactcaggagaccctacagtacacacacactctggagaccctgcagtacacacacactctggagacCCAGtcttgcgcacacacactgaccctgaagtacacacacacactgaccctgcagtacacacacacactgaagaccCAGTCGTGCTCACACACTCCGGTCCGGTTCGTGGACTGACCCTGGATAAAGCGCACGTGTTTTTTGGGATCCCGTACGCAGCTCCTCCTGTAGGCCCTCATCGGTGGGCGGCTCCTCGGCCCGTGTCTCAGTGGACGCAGCCGTACGATGCCAGGTTCCCTAGGGCAGCGTGCATGCAGGCTTGTGTGGGGGAATTCTCTGAAGCGTGTCCTCATGAG gtgagtgagGACTGTCTCTACCTGAACGTATATGTTCCTGTGAGAGTGAAGCTCTCAGTGAAGACCGCAGCTCAGATTCCGGTCATGGTGTGGATCCATGGAGGTGACTTTATCGCCGGCTCCGCCTCCAAACCGCTGTACGATGGACGCTTCATCAGTAACTATAGCAACACGGTGGTGGTAAATGTGGAGTATCGCCTGG GAGCGTTTGGGTTCCTGGTGACGGGAAAAGATCCGAAGAGATCTGCAGTGGGAAATTACGGAATTCTGGATCAGCAGGCGGCTCTGCGCTGGGTCCAAACCAACATCGCAGCGTTCGGAGGAGACCcaaagaag gtcacTCTATTTGGTGAAAGTGCTGGTGctcagtctgtgtgtttacACCTGATGATGAAGAGCAGTGAAGCTCTGTTCAGACATGCTACCATACAGAGCCAGCCTTTCTCCATCCCACTCAAaaccag GTGGGATGCCATGAAGTTGGGCAGGAACTTTGTGAAACAGACAAACTGCTCTGTGTCTGACCTGCAGTGTCTTCGCTCGCTCAGCACACACACCGTCCTGCAGGCTCAGGTtcaagcag GTTCTAAAATCATCAACCCGTTCCGCTTCCTGGAGATGTTTGAGACGTGGGGGCCGCACGTGGATGGAGTCCTGATCACAGAGCAGCCAATCGCAGCGTTCCAGCAGGGACACTGGCAGAGATATAAACCTGTAATAATGG GAACTACATCTGAAGAGGGCGTGATCTTCGTATACGGTGCGTTTAACTGCTCAGTGTCAGTGCTGGAGTGTATCGCCTACACCACCGCCATCTTCAAACAGCACACGCTCAAAGTCCTGCAGAAATACCTCCCGGTCTACCATAAAGTGGACAAACGGACGATGCTGTCTCAG ATCGTGACGGATTTTGTCTTCCTGTGTCCGGCTCGGCAGGCCGCTCGCTCTGTGCTGAGAACGGGCGGAGCCGTGTGGGTGTACGTGTTCGACCACACCCCTTCAGATCACAAAATATGGGCGGGGCTGACCTTCTGTTACGATCACGCCTGCCATGGGGCGGAGCTTCCCTTCCTGTTCGACTCAGCTCCTGCCGCGAACTTCAGCTTCACGCCTCAGGAGAGTCGTCTGGCCGATCAGACGGTGTGTTACTGGGGGGCGTTCGCTCACTCCGGAGATCCGAACTCACGCAGGAAACTCACAGAGTTCTGCAGGAACCAGAGGCTCGCACCGTGGCCTAGATACGGGCCTAGAGAGCGATGGCCAGTTCTGAATTTAACCCTGCAGTCTCACCTTCAGCACGGGAACAGAGATCATTTCTGTGACTTCTGGGATCAGCTGGATGTTTACTGA
- the glipr1b gene encoding glioma pathogenesis-related protein 1b isoform X2: MLSHTLTHTHTLSHTLTHSLTHSSVRENLSLFSLIMDLLSCVLLWISVLLSGSSGARAFMMPDISDPDFISRCVQAHNLYRSRAHPPAANMRSMSWDNSLARGARSWARHCKASHNPVLKQESRAHPEFRQVGENIWLGAPYSAFTVESAINSWNKESADYTHANNSCARVCGHYTQLMWATSYKVGCAVHVCSRGIENFSNNPESTIFVCNYGDVGNVFGFTPYIVGLACSKCGVEKCRDKLCRYDWVPGWDLGPGGSAQALSDWQNGSKLQLLTGSLWLLYFYATH, encoded by the exons atgctctcacacactctcacacacactcacacactctcacacacactcacacactcactcacacactcctcagtccGGGAGAATCTCAGCTTGTTCTCTCTGATCATGGATCTGCTCAGCTGTGTGCTCCTGTGGATCTCTGTCCTCCTGTCCGGTTCCTCCGGTGCGCGCGCGTTCATGATGCCGGACATCAGCGATCCCGACTTTATCAGCAGGTGCGTGCAGGCGCATAACCTTTACCGCTCACGAGCTCATCCGCCCGCCGCCAACATGCGCTCCATG tcctGGGATAATTCACTGGCAAGAGGTGCTCGGTCCTGGGCAAGACACTGCAAGGCATCCCATAATCCTGTGCTGAAGCAGGAGAGCAGGGCCCACCCGGAGTTCCGGCAAGTCGGAGAGAACATCTGGCTCGGGGCTCCGTATTCCGCCTTCACAGTCGAATCAGCGATCAACAGCTGGAACAAAGAGAGTGCCGATTATACACATGCAAACAACAGCTGTGCCAGAGTGTGTGGACATTATACACAG TTGATGTGGGCGACGAGTTATAAAGTGGGCTGTGCCGTCCATGTCTGCTCCAGAGGAATTGAAAACTTCTCCAATAATCCAGAGTCAACCATTTTTGTCTGTAACTACGGTGACGT CGGGAACGTGTTCGGGTTCACGCCCTACATCGTGGGTCTGGCCTGCAGCAAGTGCGGTGTAGAGAAATGCAGAGACAAGCTTTGCA GATACGACTGGGTCCCGGGGTGGGATCTCGGCCCTGGCGGTTCAGCTCAGGCGCTCTCCGATTGGCAGAACGGCTCGAAACTGCAGCTCCTGACCGGATCACTCTGGCTTCTTTACTTTTATGCAACACACTGA
- the glipr1b gene encoding glioma pathogenesis-related protein 1b isoform X1, with translation MLSHTLTHTHTLSHTLTHSLTHSSVRENLSLFSLIMDLLSCVLLWISVLLSGSSGARAFMMPDISDPDFISRCVQAHNLYRSRAHPPAANMRSMSWDNSLARGARSWARHCKASHNPVLKQESRAHPEFRQVGENIWLGAPYSAFTVESAINSWNKESADYTHANNSCARVCGHYTQLMWATSYKVGCAVHVCSRGIENFSNNPESTIFVCNYGDVGNVFGFTPYIVGLACSKCGVEKCRDKLCTDPIRDRDNRYDWVPGWDLGPGGSAQALSDWQNGSKLQLLTGSLWLLYFYATH, from the exons atgctctcacacactctcacacacactcacacactctcacacacactcacacactcactcacacactcctcagtccGGGAGAATCTCAGCTTGTTCTCTCTGATCATGGATCTGCTCAGCTGTGTGCTCCTGTGGATCTCTGTCCTCCTGTCCGGTTCCTCCGGTGCGCGCGCGTTCATGATGCCGGACATCAGCGATCCCGACTTTATCAGCAGGTGCGTGCAGGCGCATAACCTTTACCGCTCACGAGCTCATCCGCCCGCCGCCAACATGCGCTCCATG tcctGGGATAATTCACTGGCAAGAGGTGCTCGGTCCTGGGCAAGACACTGCAAGGCATCCCATAATCCTGTGCTGAAGCAGGAGAGCAGGGCCCACCCGGAGTTCCGGCAAGTCGGAGAGAACATCTGGCTCGGGGCTCCGTATTCCGCCTTCACAGTCGAATCAGCGATCAACAGCTGGAACAAAGAGAGTGCCGATTATACACATGCAAACAACAGCTGTGCCAGAGTGTGTGGACATTATACACAG TTGATGTGGGCGACGAGTTATAAAGTGGGCTGTGCCGTCCATGTCTGCTCCAGAGGAATTGAAAACTTCTCCAATAATCCAGAGTCAACCATTTTTGTCTGTAACTACGGTGACGT CGGGAACGTGTTCGGGTTCACGCCCTACATCGTGGGTCTGGCCTGCAGCAAGTGCGGTGTAGAGAAATGCAGAGACAAGCTTTGCA CCGATCCGATCCGAGACCGAGATAACA GATACGACTGGGTCCCGGGGTGGGATCTCGGCCCTGGCGGTTCAGCTCAGGCGCTCTCCGATTGGCAGAACGGCTCGAAACTGCAGCTCCTGACCGGATCACTCTGGCTTCTTTACTTTTATGCAACACACTGA